In Paludibaculum fermentans, the genomic stretch ACTTCGACTTCTGCTGAGCCTCGACGGGCAGTGTGCCGAGCAGGCCTGCGAACGCGAAACAAGCGATCGACCTGGAAAGAATGCGGTGGCCTGGCTGAGATCCTGTCATGCACCATCCTTGTATGCTGGAAGTAGAGAGCGCTCGCCCAGATGCGCTAGTTTTATTGTGTATCAAACCGCGGGATGAGAGGGAGAGGCTGGGATTGCCTATGCGACTTCTGCTGTTGGCCCTGATTGCCACGACACTGGCTGTTGCGCAGGACGGTCCGCCGCCGGGACGCGCGCCTCTGAAAGTCCGCGCCGCCCAGGGTGATCCGGAGGCGCAGTTCACGCTTGCGAAGAACTTTGAGGCGGGGCGCGGCGGCCTGACGAAGGACTATGTCCAGGCCCACCACTGGTATCTGTTGTCGGCGAACCAGGGCGATCCGTGGGCGCAGGCGAGTATCGGCCTGCTCTATCGCTTTGGAAAGGGCGTCCCTAAGGATCTTGTGCAGGCCTATATGTGGCTTTCGCTGGCTACCTCGGCGACGCACGGTCCGGACTCCGATTCCCTAGCGGAACTGCGTGACGCGGCTGGGGTCCATATGACAAAGGAAGAGATTGCGGAGGCGACCCGCCTGGCCAGCGCCTGGAAGCCTGCCCCTGTCGCACATCCATGAAACTGTCGAGTTGTACCGTCGTTCTCCTCGCCTTGATGGCCGTTTCCTGCCGGCAAAGCTCGAAGCCTGGTGCTGACAGGCCGATCGGGCGGCCCATCACGCTGAAGGCTCCGCTGGGTCTGCCGGAGGTGGCAGTGCCCCAGGACAACCCGGTGACTGCGGAAACCGTGGCGCTGGGTCGCAAGCTCTACTACGACCGGCGGCTTTCGGCGGATGATACGATCGCCTGTGCCAGTTGCCATGATCCGGGTAAGGGGTTCACCGACGGCAAGCGGTTTTCCACGGGGTTTCACAACCAGCAGGGCACGCGCAACGCTCCGCCAGTGGTGAACGCTGCTTATAGTCCGCTGCAGTTCTGGGACGGGCGCGCCGGGACACTGGAGGACCAGGCGGGTGGGCCTATCGCAAATCCGGTGGAGATGAACCAGAAGTACGATGTGCTGGTCGCCAAGCTTCAGGCGGACCCTGAGTATCGCTCCCAGTTCGAGAAGGCGTTCGGGCCGGGTGCCATTACGATGAGCCAGGTGCGCAAGGCGCTGGCGAGTTTCGAGCGGACGGTGGTCAGTGGGAACTCGGCATTCGACCGGTATGAGTATGGTGGCGACAAATCCGCCCTGTCTCCGGCCGCAGTGCGCGGTTTGGCGATCTTCCGCGATCCGGGTAAGGGGAATTGCATTGCCTGCCATCCCATCGGGGCGAAGAGTGCACTGTTCACGGATGGCAAGTTCCGCAATATTGGGGTGGGCGTGAATGAGGAAGGTGTGCTGACGGATCAGGGCCGGTTTCAGGAGACCAAGATCGAACGGGACAGGGGCGCCGTGAAGACTCCATCGCTGCGCAATGTCGCCCTGACCGCGCCCTACATGCACGATGGCAGCTTGAAGACGCTGCGCTCCGTGTTGGAATACTACGCCGGCGGCGGCAATTCAAATCCGGCGCTCGACAAGGATCTCAAACCTCTGCGGCTGAACAAAGCCGAGCGCGACGACCTGCTGGCGTTTCTTGAGTCGCTGACAGGCGAAATGCCGGCCGATGCGGGCCCGCCGGCCAACTGAGTACACTGAACACCAGACATGCAACACAGCCCTGCGTGGCGTATCGCCCTGGGAGCGGCGGCGCTGGCGGTTCTTGGCGGATGCTCCCGTCCTCAGCCCGAACAGAAGCAAGAGAAGGCGAAACCGGCATATTTTCGAGTCGATGCCGGCACGGCGGGCACGATCAGAGGGGTCATCCGGTTCAGTGGGCGGAAGACTGCGAGGCGGGTGATCGATATGGACCAGGAGCCGGAGTGTGCGCACCTGCACAAGGATGGCAAGGTGCTGGACGAGGACATCGTAGTCAATCCCAACGGGACGCTGGCGAATGTCTTCGTGTTCCTGAAGAAGGGGTTGGAGGACAAGAGCTTCGAGCCACCCACGACTCCGGTAGTGATCAATCAGAAGGGTTGCTGGTTCGAACCGCGCGTGCTGGGTATGCAGACCGGGCAATCGTTGAAGGTAACCAATTCCGATCCGGTGACGCATAACATCCATCCGATGGCGAAGGTCAACTATGAGTGGAATCATAGCCAGGCTCCGGAGGATCCGCCGCTGTCACGCCGCTTCGTGCGGGAAGAGGTGATGATCCGGGTGAAGTGCAATGTGCACGGCTGGATGCGCGCCTGGGTGGGGGTGCTGCCGCATCCCTATTTCGCGGTGACGGGCACCGATGGCTCGTTCGAGATTCGCAATATCCCTCCGGGCACCTACACTCTGGCGGCCTGGCAGGAGCGATTCGGATCGGAGGAGCAGACGGTGACGCTGTCCCCTTCGTCGCAACAGAATGTCACGTTCACATTCAAAGGAGACTGAGGTGACGACACGGAAATACGCGCTGCTCACGGCCGGGTTGACGATTCTGCTGGCTGGCTGTACGCGGCCGCCTGCCGCTCCCGAGCCCTCGTCCTCGGCCTACCGGATCTATGTGACGAACGAGGCGTCGGGCGATATGAGCGTCATCGACCCGGCGACGATGAACGTGATCGCGACGGTGCCGCTAGGCAAACGTCCGCGAGGCATTCATGCCAGCCCGGACCGCAAGACGATCTATGTGGCGTTGAGCGGATCTCCCATCGCCGGGCCGGGCGTGGATGAGAGCACTCTGCCGCCGCCCGACAAAAGCGCCGACGGCATCGGCGTCTTCGATGTGAAGCAGAACAAGCTCGTGCGCGTGTTGCACAGCGGTTCGGATCCGGAAAACTTCGACATCAGCAAGGACGGCAAGCGGATGTATGTCTCCAATGAGGATGTGGCGGGGATCTCAGTGGTGGACCTGGAGACCGAGAAGGCGATCGCGACGCTGCCGACGGGTGAGGAGCCC encodes the following:
- a CDS encoding tetratricopeptide repeat protein, with amino-acid sequence MRLLLLALIATTLAVAQDGPPPGRAPLKVRAAQGDPEAQFTLAKNFEAGRGGLTKDYVQAHHWYLLSANQGDPWAQASIGLLYRFGKGVPKDLVQAYMWLSLATSATHGPDSDSLAELRDAAGVHMTKEEIAEATRLASAWKPAPVAHP
- a CDS encoding cytochrome-c peroxidase, with product MKLSSCTVVLLALMAVSCRQSSKPGADRPIGRPITLKAPLGLPEVAVPQDNPVTAETVALGRKLYYDRRLSADDTIACASCHDPGKGFTDGKRFSTGFHNQQGTRNAPPVVNAAYSPLQFWDGRAGTLEDQAGGPIANPVEMNQKYDVLVAKLQADPEYRSQFEKAFGPGAITMSQVRKALASFERTVVSGNSAFDRYEYGGDKSALSPAAVRGLAIFRDPGKGNCIACHPIGAKSALFTDGKFRNIGVGVNEEGVLTDQGRFQETKIERDRGAVKTPSLRNVALTAPYMHDGSLKTLRSVLEYYAGGGNSNPALDKDLKPLRLNKAERDDLLAFLESLTGEMPADAGPPAN
- a CDS encoding carboxypeptidase regulatory-like domain-containing protein — translated: MQHSPAWRIALGAAALAVLGGCSRPQPEQKQEKAKPAYFRVDAGTAGTIRGVIRFSGRKTARRVIDMDQEPECAHLHKDGKVLDEDIVVNPNGTLANVFVFLKKGLEDKSFEPPTTPVVINQKGCWFEPRVLGMQTGQSLKVTNSDPVTHNIHPMAKVNYEWNHSQAPEDPPLSRRFVREEVMIRVKCNVHGWMRAWVGVLPHPYFAVTGTDGSFEIRNIPPGTYTLAAWQERFGSEEQTVTLSPSSQQNVTFTFKGD